The proteins below come from a single Corynebacterium cystitidis genomic window:
- a CDS encoding ATP-binding cassette domain-containing protein yields MITATDIDFAFKNSPQILHQVSARVAPGSFMAILGNNGVGKSTFMFCLNRILQPTGGKSS; encoded by the coding sequence TTGATTACAGCAACAGATATTGATTTCGCGTTCAAAAATAGCCCCCAGATTCTGCATCAAGTCAGCGCGCGCGTCGCTCCGGGTTCCTTCATGGCGATCCTTGGAAACAATGGTGTTGGCAAATCCACCTTCATGTTCTGCCTGAACCGGATTTTGCAACCAACCGGGGGAAAGTCGAGTTAA
- a CDS encoding ABC transporter ATP-binding protein, with amino-acid sequence MSRMELARNMAFVAQHSHAGRLTVFDAVLLGRRPHINFSPTDKDYRLVEKSMARMGIHDLAVRYVDELSGGEFQKVILARALAQDASILLLDEPTNNLDPHNQYEVMRAVREVIDADQISAIAVLHDLNLAVRFCDTFVLLKEGTVYAHGGIETITPETLHAVYGINADVIEHKGHKVVVTL; translated from the coding sequence ATGAGTCGGATGGAACTGGCACGAAATATGGCGTTTGTTGCACAGCACAGTCACGCAGGGCGCCTGACGGTGTTTGATGCAGTACTGCTGGGGAGGCGCCCACATATAAACTTTTCGCCAACCGATAAAGACTATCGGCTCGTCGAAAAGTCAATGGCGCGGATGGGTATCCACGACCTCGCTGTCCGGTACGTCGATGAGCTTTCCGGCGGTGAATTTCAGAAAGTAATTTTAGCCCGCGCCTTGGCACAAGACGCCAGTATTTTGCTTCTCGACGAACCAACCAACAACCTGGATCCGCACAACCAGTATGAAGTCATGCGTGCTGTCCGTGAGGTTATTGATGCAGACCAAATATCGGCCATTGCTGTGCTGCACGACCTAAATCTGGCAGTCCGGTTTTGTGACACCTTCGTCCTACTTAAAGAAGGAACGGTCTACGCCCACGGAGGAATAGAAACAATTACACCGGAAACTCTGCATGCTGTATACGGGATCAACGCCGATGTGATCGAGCATAAAGGCCACAAGGTCGTCGTCACGCTCTAG
- a CDS encoding ABC transporter substrate-binding protein gives MKSKITKSLFASVLAAALALTSGCSSTGGSSSTAESSGSSTSPAVGTSESETRVITDALGREVEVPARVDEIATHGTAARMVIYAGGIEKLSVVAEGDQRENVAMPYAYVHHGELKDLPVGTSGKSADPMYEEQIIELSPDIIVSSSADAGFLDEMQERTGVPVVALYETIVQNNVFDEEIIRMIELLGELMGTEEQASNVTTAMKKWGNDLDERVGDIPEKERVTAYTGAVNFNGSHGIAGSYARYMPFDLVNVINVVDETGQEGAFQIDLEKLQDWDPDLIFLNPSNMDLVNEDYNSNPEFFNSLTAVENNGVYSQPPYIMSGTNFELAIADTYYVGKVAYPDRFEDIDMRALTDEVFEVLLGQKYSDKLIEAGLWFNPLELGEDPTPEG, from the coding sequence ATGAAATCGAAAATCACAAAGTCACTGTTTGCCAGCGTATTAGCTGCTGCGTTAGCCCTCACTTCAGGGTGTAGCAGTACCGGCGGAAGTTCATCGACAGCGGAGTCTTCTGGAAGCTCAACGTCACCCGCGGTGGGCACGTCTGAGTCTGAAACAAGGGTGATTACAGATGCTCTTGGGCGTGAGGTGGAGGTTCCTGCCCGAGTCGATGAGATAGCCACCCATGGCACGGCGGCGCGCATGGTGATCTACGCCGGTGGTATCGAAAAGTTGTCTGTTGTTGCTGAAGGCGACCAACGCGAGAACGTGGCCATGCCGTATGCCTATGTGCATCATGGCGAGCTGAAGGATCTCCCAGTAGGAACTTCAGGAAAATCTGCCGATCCCATGTACGAGGAGCAGATTATTGAACTGTCGCCCGACATCATAGTCTCTTCCTCGGCTGATGCGGGTTTCCTTGATGAGATGCAGGAACGGACAGGCGTTCCGGTTGTTGCGCTTTACGAAACTATCGTCCAGAACAATGTATTTGATGAAGAAATTATCCGGATGATCGAGTTGCTCGGTGAGCTGATGGGAACGGAGGAACAAGCATCCAACGTAACTACGGCCATGAAGAAATGGGGCAACGATCTGGACGAACGGGTGGGCGATATTCCCGAGAAAGAAAGAGTGACTGCCTACACAGGGGCTGTAAACTTCAACGGTAGCCATGGCATTGCCGGTTCGTATGCTCGGTACATGCCGTTCGACCTCGTCAACGTAATCAATGTTGTCGACGAAACCGGCCAAGAAGGTGCATTCCAAATCGATCTGGAGAAGCTACAGGATTGGGATCCAGACCTGATCTTCCTGAACCCATCCAATATGGATCTAGTGAACGAGGACTACAACAGCAACCCGGAATTTTTCAACAGTCTTACCGCGGTAGAAAATAACGGCGTGTATTCACAACCGCCGTATATTATGTCTGGTACGAATTTTGAGTTAGCCATCGCAGATACCTATTACGTTGGCAAGGTCGCCTACCCTGATCGTTTCGAGGATATTGACATGAGAGCACTTACCGACGAGGTGTTTGAGGTGCTGCTGGGGCAGAAGTACTCAGACAAACTGATCGAAGCAGGTTTGTGGTTCAACCCTCTAGAGCTGGGGGAGGACCCAACCCCAGAGGGATAA
- a CDS encoding glycogen/starch/alpha-glucan phosphorylase gives MNQPATPPALETTVGGHVRAYSGQTPSSATNYKFWAGLAAAVQEQIADKWEATNKAYNGTRKQSYLSAEFLMGRALLNNLTNLGLVDEAKKAAEANGHNLTDVLEAENDAALGNGGLGRLAACFLDSSVTQDFPVTGYGLLYRYGLFRQEFVDGFQKEHPDAWKEEAYPFVVRRNSQQRIVRFDDMTVRAVPHDMAITGYGTDNVGTLRLWNSEPIREFDYDAFNSQRFSDAIIEREAVHDLCRVLYPNDTTYQGKLLRVRQQYFFVSASLQELIDSYIEKHGEDLKDFHKYNSIQLNDTHPVLAIPELMRLLMDDHGMGWEEAWDVTTQTFAYTNHTVLTEALETWDESIFKQLFWRIWEITLEIDRRFRIDMHDRGITPERAHRMSPVHDGKVHMAWIACYASYSINGVAALHTEILKRDTLNDWYDIWPERFDNKTNGVTPRRWLRMCNPRLSELLDRLSGSDDWVTDMDKLKKLRKYTDDAEVMKELNDIKVANKKDFADWILQRQGIEVDPESIFDTQIKRLHEYKRQLMNALYVLDLYFRIKEDGETVPRRTFIFGAKAAPGYTRAKGIIKLINEIGELVNNDPEVSKVLSVVFVENYNVSPAEHIIPATDVSEQISTAGKEASGTGNMKFMMNGALTLGTLDGANVEIAEAVGEDNAYIFGAKEDELPELRKNYNPQHVYENVDGVKRVLDALTDGTLNDNGSGAFHDIRSSLLDGGGWETPDTWYVLGDFEDYRATRDRMAEEYYADPLHWARMCWVNICESGRFSSDRTIRDYADEVWKIKPTPISK, from the coding sequence ATGAACCAGCCCGCTACCCCGCCTGCACTGGAAACCACCGTCGGTGGCCATGTGCGCGCTTACTCCGGCCAGACGCCGTCCTCGGCGACGAACTACAAGTTCTGGGCCGGTCTAGCCGCTGCAGTACAAGAGCAAATTGCAGACAAGTGGGAGGCCACTAACAAGGCTTATAACGGCACCCGCAAGCAGTCCTACCTGTCCGCAGAGTTCCTGATGGGTCGCGCGTTGTTGAACAACTTGACCAACTTGGGGCTTGTCGACGAAGCTAAGAAAGCAGCTGAAGCCAATGGGCACAATTTGACCGATGTCCTCGAAGCTGAAAACGATGCAGCACTCGGCAATGGCGGTCTAGGTCGCCTTGCAGCATGCTTCCTCGACTCCTCGGTCACCCAGGACTTCCCGGTGACTGGCTACGGCCTGCTGTACCGCTACGGGCTTTTCCGCCAGGAATTTGTCGACGGATTCCAGAAGGAACACCCAGACGCTTGGAAGGAAGAAGCCTACCCGTTCGTCGTGCGCCGTAACTCTCAGCAGCGCATCGTGCGTTTCGACGATATGACTGTCCGTGCCGTTCCTCACGATATGGCGATCACCGGCTATGGCACCGACAATGTGGGTACCCTACGCCTGTGGAACTCCGAACCAATTCGCGAGTTCGACTATGATGCCTTCAACTCCCAGCGCTTCTCCGATGCCATCATCGAGCGCGAGGCTGTCCACGACTTGTGCCGCGTGCTGTACCCGAATGACACCACCTATCAAGGAAAGCTGCTGCGTGTACGCCAGCAATATTTCTTCGTCTCCGCATCACTGCAGGAGCTCATCGATAGCTACATTGAGAAGCACGGCGAGGACCTCAAGGACTTCCACAAGTACAATTCCATCCAGCTCAACGACACCCACCCGGTGCTGGCTATTCCTGAGCTGATGCGCCTGCTGATGGATGATCACGGCATGGGATGGGAAGAGGCCTGGGACGTGACCACCCAAACCTTCGCCTATACCAACCACACCGTTCTCACCGAAGCTTTGGAGACGTGGGATGAGTCCATCTTCAAGCAGCTGTTCTGGCGCATTTGGGAAATCACCCTGGAGATTGACCGCCGCTTCCGCATCGACATGCATGACCGTGGCATCACACCTGAGCGCGCACATCGCATGTCCCCTGTCCACGACGGCAAGGTGCACATGGCGTGGATCGCGTGCTACGCCTCCTACTCAATCAACGGTGTGGCGGCGCTGCACACCGAAATCCTGAAGCGTGACACTCTCAATGACTGGTACGACATCTGGCCAGAGCGTTTCGACAACAAGACTAACGGTGTCACTCCTCGCCGTTGGCTGCGCATGTGCAACCCACGCTTGTCTGAATTGCTCGATCGCCTGTCAGGATCAGATGACTGGGTGACTGACATGGACAAGCTTAAGAAACTGCGCAAGTACACCGATGACGCTGAGGTGATGAAGGAACTCAACGACATCAAGGTGGCCAACAAGAAGGACTTCGCAGATTGGATCCTGCAGCGCCAGGGTATCGAGGTGGACCCAGAGTCCATCTTCGACACCCAAATCAAGCGCCTGCACGAGTATAAGCGCCAACTCATGAACGCTTTGTACGTCCTCGACCTATACTTCCGCATCAAGGAAGACGGCGAGACTGTGCCACGCCGCACCTTTATCTTCGGCGCAAAGGCAGCACCTGGCTACACCCGTGCGAAGGGCATCATCAAACTGATCAACGAGATCGGCGAGTTGGTGAACAATGACCCCGAGGTGTCCAAGGTTCTGTCTGTAGTCTTCGTGGAGAACTACAACGTCTCCCCTGCTGAGCACATCATCCCGGCAACCGATGTCTCGGAGCAGATTTCCACCGCGGGCAAGGAAGCGTCCGGTACCGGCAACATGAAGTTCATGATGAACGGTGCTCTCACCCTGGGTACTCTCGACGGCGCGAACGTGGAGATCGCAGAGGCTGTCGGCGAAGACAACGCTTATATCTTTGGTGCGAAGGAAGACGAGCTGCCAGAGCTGCGCAAGAACTACAACCCACAGCACGTCTACGAGAACGTCGACGGGGTGAAGCGCGTCCTCGACGCACTGACCGACGGCACCCTCAATGACAATGGCTCCGGCGCATTCCACGACATTCGTTCTTCCTTGCTGGACGGTGGCGGCTGGGAGACCCCAGACACCTGGTACGTTCTGGGTGACTTTGAGGATTACCGCGCTACCCGCGACCGGATGGCCGAGGAGTACTATGCTGATCCGCTGCACTGGGCGCGCATGTGCTGGGTGAATATCTGCGAGTCTGGTCGCTTCTCCTCCGACCGCACTATCCGTGATTACGCGGATGAGGTCTGGAAGATTAAGCCAACCCCGATCAGCAAGTAA
- a CDS encoding amidohydrolase, protein MPSIARILQSHDVDLSWQQTTYEWLHEHPELSGHEHETHRRILQELERFDCEVIAPIGGYGIVAVFRNGDGPTVLFRADFDALPIKEETGVPYASTRVRPNPDGSQVGVMHACGHDMHTTALLGACAILDGIRDEWSGTFIALFQPAEENAMGATAMVHDGLLTRIPRPDVCMAQHVMPGRAGEVQTKPGPQFAACDSIRIHIPGRSAHGSMPHKAIDPTYIAAMVVIRLQGIVGREVDPNEFAVVSVGTLRSGSTNNIIPDHAELVLNCRFYNDDVKRRVYASIRRVVEAECQASGVEETPRLEFFAHGELLDNSPEVFAQVRGTFDAVFGSRSVDAKPRTVSEDFANIPLALGTPYLYWVVGCTPTEVWDEAVANNRVTEDVPVNHMNTFLPDYEPTVYATTYAAAAGALSYLADE, encoded by the coding sequence ATGCCAAGTATTGCGCGTATCCTGCAATCGCACGACGTTGACCTGTCGTGGCAGCAAACGACCTATGAGTGGTTACACGAACACCCCGAGCTGTCCGGACACGAGCATGAAACCCACCGCCGGATCCTCCAGGAATTGGAACGCTTCGACTGTGAGGTGATCGCACCGATAGGCGGATACGGCATCGTCGCGGTTTTTCGCAACGGTGACGGCCCCACAGTCTTGTTCCGTGCAGACTTCGACGCGTTGCCGATCAAGGAAGAGACTGGGGTGCCGTATGCGTCGACACGCGTGCGCCCCAACCCTGACGGGTCTCAGGTGGGTGTGATGCATGCGTGCGGGCATGACATGCACACCACGGCACTATTAGGTGCGTGCGCAATCCTGGACGGGATTCGCGACGAGTGGTCCGGTACCTTCATCGCCCTGTTCCAGCCTGCCGAGGAAAACGCGATGGGTGCAACAGCGATGGTGCACGACGGGTTGCTCACCCGTATTCCCCGCCCAGATGTGTGCATGGCCCAACACGTCATGCCTGGGCGCGCCGGCGAGGTGCAGACGAAACCTGGCCCACAGTTCGCAGCGTGTGATTCAATCCGCATTCACATCCCGGGCCGCTCCGCCCACGGTTCGATGCCGCATAAAGCGATCGATCCCACCTATATCGCGGCCATGGTGGTCATCCGTCTGCAAGGCATCGTCGGGAGGGAGGTCGATCCAAATGAGTTCGCCGTGGTGTCGGTAGGTACCCTGCGCTCAGGCTCCACAAACAACATCATCCCTGACCACGCGGAGCTTGTATTGAACTGCCGGTTCTACAACGATGACGTGAAGCGCCGGGTGTACGCGTCCATCCGCCGGGTGGTGGAAGCTGAGTGTCAAGCCTCTGGTGTGGAAGAAACTCCACGGCTAGAGTTCTTTGCCCACGGCGAGCTGCTGGATAACTCGCCCGAGGTCTTCGCACAAGTTCGAGGCACGTTTGATGCTGTGTTTGGCTCTCGATCGGTTGACGCAAAGCCACGTACCGTGTCGGAGGATTTTGCCAATATTCCGCTCGCTTTGGGTACTCCGTATCTCTACTGGGTTGTTGGCTGCACTCCCACTGAGGTGTGGGACGAGGCTGTGGCGAATAATCGGGTCACCGAAGACGTGCCGGTCAACCACATGAATACGTTTTTGCCCGACTACGAACCGACGGTGTATGCCACCACCTATGCTGCTGCGGCGGGTGCCCTGTCTTACCTCGCAGACGAATAG
- a CDS encoding DUF4921 family protein, translated as MTFPIHSYREALSTMADGTIKQINPFSGTQVWTVPGRGNRPLSKPKTDTAPLTPEDFTHSCAFCTGNPLKTPPEKSRMVRGNDGEWHILTGLLPDEMEHTSAAFRRVPNLFEIVSYDYWVENYQYEMASDTAFQMKRYIADKRGRQHVIDIVRTRLNASGNGKGDSMTDEELLAKAPTYFAGGHDVILSSRHYVDGATDDSQLASSGTLTPEEHYGFIAFTIDAMRDLYENNRYAPYVVVFQNWLSAAGASFDHLHKQLVAIDERGVQTDMEIQKLRTNPNMYNEWAINYASYHNLVIAENDYAILIAGIGHRYPTLGLYSKSAIPEPWLQSAEEVRGMSDLLHAAHAATGADIASNEEWHHKPVDLDMPMPWRINLKWRVSTLAGFEGGTKVYVNTISPFELRDRVVSAMYKLRDEATIESSIRIATECSAATNVLRYNPMLHLS; from the coding sequence ATGACGTTCCCAATCCATTCCTACCGCGAAGCCCTCTCGACGATGGCGGACGGCACAATTAAACAGATCAACCCCTTTTCTGGAACCCAGGTATGGACGGTACCTGGGCGCGGCAATCGCCCCCTGTCGAAGCCGAAGACCGATACGGCACCGCTCACTCCGGAAGATTTCACCCACTCGTGTGCGTTCTGTACCGGTAACCCTTTGAAAACACCACCAGAAAAGTCGCGGATGGTTCGTGGCAACGACGGTGAGTGGCACATCCTCACCGGCTTGCTTCCCGACGAGATGGAGCACACCTCCGCCGCTTTTCGACGAGTGCCTAACCTCTTCGAGATTGTCTCCTACGACTACTGGGTGGAAAACTACCAGTACGAGATGGCCTCCGATACAGCGTTTCAGATGAAGCGCTACATTGCCGATAAGCGCGGCCGCCAACATGTCATCGACATCGTGCGCACCCGCCTCAATGCGTCTGGCAACGGCAAGGGTGACAGCATGACCGACGAAGAATTGCTTGCCAAAGCCCCAACTTATTTCGCGGGTGGACACGACGTCATCCTGTCGTCCCGCCACTACGTGGATGGGGCTACAGATGATTCTCAGCTTGCATCGTCGGGAACACTGACACCGGAAGAACACTACGGTTTTATCGCGTTTACTATCGACGCGATGCGGGACTTGTATGAAAACAATCGGTATGCCCCGTATGTAGTGGTGTTTCAGAACTGGCTCTCTGCGGCTGGCGCATCCTTTGACCACTTGCACAAGCAGCTTGTGGCAATCGACGAACGTGGTGTGCAAACCGACATGGAAATCCAGAAGCTGCGCACCAACCCCAACATGTACAACGAGTGGGCGATCAACTATGCCAGCTACCACAACTTGGTCATCGCTGAAAATGACTATGCCATCCTGATTGCAGGAATCGGCCACCGCTACCCCACTTTGGGCCTGTACTCCAAGTCTGCAATACCAGAGCCGTGGCTGCAGTCGGCGGAAGAGGTTCGCGGCATGTCGGATCTGCTGCATGCAGCGCACGCGGCAACTGGCGCAGACATCGCGAGCAACGAGGAGTGGCACCACAAGCCGGTGGATTTGGATATGCCAATGCCGTGGCGGATCAATCTCAAATGGCGCGTGTCCACCTTGGCTGGCTTCGAGGGCGGAACGAAGGTCTACGTGAATACTATTTCACCATTTGAACTGCGCGATCGCGTTGTCAGCGCCATGTACAAGCTGCGCGATGAAGCCACGATCGAATCATCGATACGCATCGCTACCGAATGTTCTGCGGCGACCAACGTGTTACGTTATAACCCCATGCTGCATCTCTCCTAG
- a CDS encoding glycerate kinase produces MTDSAHSPLDSLSGARAEDLTIVIAPDSFKGTASADQAAQWLGEGVRQIIANADIVLAPMADGGEGTSELFEGERITLPTTDAAGRLTEATYVYHAASTTAYIDVAAASGLPAVADNPVAATGDTYGTGVLIADAQTRGATRIVLGLGGSATVDGGTGILVAFGINPINQEGYTLRTGGTHLRELHDFDTATMNIPAAGVEWVLAADVTSPVTGPKGAAHVFGPQKGATAEEVELLDEGLARLCAVTGIAADTPGFGAAGAVPVGITWVSQLLYGNSDNVHLVSGAQLVADALGLPEKISQASLVITGEGKYDDQTAAGKVVDVVARLARESDVPVAIASGRFEAEVPEGAIAVELEAGLDVAEQMRRAGARIAVDYLNISTVQG; encoded by the coding sequence ATGACTGATTCAGCCCACAGCCCACTCGATTCTCTAAGCGGTGCACGTGCCGAGGATTTGACCATTGTGATAGCCCCGGATTCCTTCAAGGGAACCGCATCTGCGGACCAGGCCGCCCAGTGGTTGGGTGAAGGTGTGAGGCAGATTATCGCGAACGCCGATATCGTGCTTGCCCCCATGGCCGACGGTGGGGAGGGTACCTCCGAGCTCTTTGAAGGCGAACGGATCACGCTGCCGACTACCGACGCGGCAGGCCGTCTTACTGAAGCGACTTATGTCTACCATGCAGCCAGCACCACCGCCTATATCGATGTGGCGGCCGCTTCTGGGCTTCCTGCGGTGGCCGACAACCCTGTCGCAGCTACCGGTGATACCTACGGCACCGGTGTCTTGATTGCCGATGCGCAAACGCGAGGAGCAACCCGAATCGTGTTGGGGCTGGGGGGTTCCGCCACCGTGGACGGCGGAACGGGAATCCTGGTCGCTTTTGGTATTAACCCCATCAACCAGGAGGGGTATACGCTACGCACAGGCGGGACCCACCTGCGTGAGCTGCACGACTTTGATACTGCCACGATGAATATTCCCGCAGCCGGTGTGGAGTGGGTCTTGGCCGCGGATGTCACTTCACCAGTCACCGGGCCCAAGGGAGCTGCCCACGTGTTCGGGCCGCAGAAGGGTGCTACCGCAGAGGAGGTGGAGCTTCTCGACGAGGGGCTAGCTCGCCTGTGTGCGGTCACCGGGATTGCTGCAGACACACCTGGATTCGGCGCTGCCGGTGCGGTCCCTGTGGGGATCACCTGGGTCTCGCAGTTGCTCTACGGCAATTCTGACAACGTCCACCTAGTGTCTGGTGCCCAGCTGGTTGCTGATGCTTTGGGCTTGCCCGAGAAAATCAGTCAGGCCTCTCTGGTCATCACCGGTGAGGGCAAGTACGACGACCAGACGGCGGCGGGAAAGGTTGTCGACGTCGTGGCACGGTTGGCTAGGGAATCAGACGTGCCTGTAGCGATCGCCTCTGGCCGGTTCGAGGCGGAGGTTCCCGAAGGGGCGATTGCCGTGGAACTGGAAGCCGGTCTCGATGTCGCGGAACAGATGCGCCGTGCCGGGGCTCGGATTGCAGTGGATTACCTCAATATCTCCACGGTCCAGGGGTAG
- the gdhA gene encoding NADP-specific glutamate dehydrogenase, whose amino-acid sequence MSKTDELVSGYYSKLLKRNAGEPEFHQAVAEVLDSLKIVLEKDPHYADYGLIQRLCEPERQVIFRVPWISDNNNVHVARGFRVQFNSALGPYKGGLRFHPSVNLGIIKFLGFEQIFKNSLTGLPIGGGKGGSDFDPKGRSEGEIMRFCQSFMTELHRHIGEYRDVPAGDIGVGGREIGFLFGQYRRLTNQHESGVLTGKGLSWGGSLVRTEATGYGCVYFTNEMMRAHGESLDGAKVIVSGSGNVAIYAIEKAQEMGATVIGFSDSSGWVHTPDGVDLELLKDIKEVRRERISAYVKEAEGATLHTDGSIWSLKADVALPCATQNELGGEHAQMLVDNGVKYVAEGANMPSTPQAIEVFRKSKIRFAPGKAANAGGVATSALEMQQNASRDSWSFEYTDQRLHKIMSNIFQRCEATAAEYDREDDYILGANIAGFKKVADAMLAQGVV is encoded by the coding sequence ATGTCGAAGACTGACGAGCTGGTTTCTGGCTATTACAGCAAGCTGCTGAAACGTAACGCAGGCGAGCCAGAGTTCCATCAGGCCGTGGCCGAGGTGCTGGACTCCCTGAAAATTGTCCTGGAAAAGGACCCACACTATGCCGATTACGGGCTGATTCAGCGCCTTTGCGAGCCAGAACGTCAGGTCATCTTCCGTGTCCCGTGGATCTCGGACAACAACAACGTCCACGTTGCGCGTGGCTTCCGTGTCCAGTTCAACTCAGCACTAGGCCCCTACAAAGGTGGCCTCCGGTTCCACCCCTCGGTGAACCTGGGCATCATCAAGTTTCTGGGCTTCGAGCAGATCTTTAAAAATTCCCTGACCGGTCTACCCATTGGTGGAGGCAAAGGCGGTTCCGACTTCGACCCGAAGGGTCGCTCCGAGGGCGAAATCATGCGTTTCTGCCAGTCCTTCATGACGGAGCTACATCGCCACATCGGCGAGTACCGCGACGTGCCAGCAGGCGACATCGGCGTGGGCGGACGCGAGATCGGCTTCCTGTTCGGCCAGTACCGTCGTCTGACCAACCAGCACGAGTCCGGTGTCCTGACCGGCAAGGGTTTGTCGTGGGGTGGCTCCCTGGTGCGCACCGAGGCTACTGGTTACGGGTGCGTGTACTTCACCAACGAGATGATGCGTGCCCATGGCGAGTCCCTTGACGGTGCCAAAGTTATAGTTTCTGGCTCCGGTAACGTGGCGATCTACGCTATAGAGAAGGCACAAGAGATGGGCGCGACCGTCATCGGTTTCTCCGACTCCTCCGGCTGGGTCCACACCCCAGACGGCGTGGACCTCGAACTTCTTAAAGACATCAAGGAAGTCCGCCGCGAACGTATCTCTGCTTATGTGAAGGAAGCAGAGGGGGCAACCCTGCACACCGATGGCTCCATCTGGTCGTTGAAGGCAGACGTAGCTCTCCCCTGTGCTACTCAGAATGAGCTGGGTGGGGAACACGCACAGATGCTCGTAGACAACGGTGTGAAGTACGTCGCTGAAGGCGCGAATATGCCATCCACCCCACAGGCAATTGAGGTTTTCCGCAAGTCAAAGATCCGCTTCGCGCCGGGCAAGGCGGCAAACGCGGGCGGTGTGGCCACCTCCGCCCTGGAAATGCAGCAGAACGCATCGCGTGACTCCTGGTCCTTCGAGTACACCGATCAACGTCTGCACAAAATCATGTCTAATATCTTCCAGCGTTGTGAGGCGACAGCAGCCGAGTACGACCGCGAGGATGACTACATTCTGGGCGCGAATATCGCCGGCTTCAAGAAGGTTGCCGATGCAATGCTTGCCCAGGGTGTCGTCTAA
- a CDS encoding DivIVA domain-containing protein: MYRVFESLDELVHTLEQAYGVPMTTNCMVPRNDMLALLDDLRNALPVELDDAQDVLDKQDEILRGAQERADGIITDAEEEAQRVVADAHNESQDMLADAQQRSTSMVAQAQDEAAETVRRANEEAHYTLQSAQAEAERLNHEGNEAYERSVTEGLAEQQRLVSEAEVMKRADEEAHRIVENAHTESNRLRTECDEFVDTKLGEFEETLSGILRTVTRDRSALRRGAGVSGAQRTDTYQRYDFPDRPERTRRPRSE, from the coding sequence ATGTATCGCGTCTTTGAATCCTTGGATGAACTCGTACACACCTTGGAGCAGGCCTACGGCGTGCCCATGACCACTAATTGCATGGTGCCACGCAATGACATGCTGGCCTTGCTCGATGACTTGCGCAATGCCCTGCCCGTAGAGCTCGATGATGCGCAGGACGTGCTGGATAAACAGGATGAGATTTTGCGAGGCGCGCAGGAGCGTGCCGACGGCATCATCACCGATGCTGAGGAAGAAGCGCAGCGCGTTGTGGCTGACGCTCACAACGAGTCTCAGGATATGCTGGCCGATGCACAGCAGCGTTCCACGTCGATGGTTGCTCAGGCGCAGGACGAGGCCGCCGAGACTGTGCGGCGTGCCAACGAAGAGGCTCACTACACGCTGCAGTCCGCCCAGGCTGAGGCCGAACGCCTGAACCACGAGGGCAATGAGGCTTACGAACGTTCCGTAACTGAGGGTTTGGCGGAGCAGCAGCGCCTTGTGTCCGAGGCTGAGGTGATGAAGCGTGCCGACGAGGAAGCGCACCGGATTGTTGAAAATGCGCACACCGAGTCCAACCGTCTGCGCACTGAATGCGACGAATTTGTGGATACGAAGCTGGGCGAGTTCGAGGAGACTTTGTCTGGCATTTTGCGTACGGTTACACGCGATCGCAGTGCTTTACGACGAGGCGCTGGCGTTTCGGGTGCCCAGCGCACTGATACTTACCAGCGTTATGATTTTCCTGACCGGCCCGAGCGGACTCGTCGCCCACGTTCCGAATAG
- a CDS encoding YceD family protein has product MATNPFVLNVADVLRSDGMPQVITTTGSSPSRIGPEMIAIPEGGEVTVEATVTNLGSGVLVDATATASLEGECVRCLAPLTPTESLTISQVFSIDEDFITGDEEVDEDQGSGDEVKYVNPDDTVDLEQSFIDEAGLTLPFNPTCQPDCAETDVPAPDGVSGAEERVDPRWAGLEKFL; this is encoded by the coding sequence ATGGCTACCAATCCTTTTGTTCTCAATGTCGCTGACGTGCTTCGCTCTGACGGCATGCCACAGGTGATCACCACTACTGGGTCGTCGCCGTCGCGGATCGGCCCGGAGATGATCGCGATCCCTGAAGGTGGCGAGGTCACCGTCGAGGCGACAGTGACTAATCTAGGCTCCGGTGTGCTGGTTGATGCCACTGCAACCGCTTCGCTGGAGGGGGAGTGCGTGCGTTGCTTGGCGCCACTGACTCCTACCGAATCTCTGACAATTAGCCAGGTGTTTTCCATCGATGAGGATTTCATTACTGGTGATGAGGAAGTAGATGAAGATCAGGGGTCCGGTGACGAGGTAAAGTATGTCAACCCTGATGACACTGTTGATCTTGAGCAGTCTTTCATAGACGAAGCTGGACTGACTTTGCCGTTCAATCCCACGTGTCAGCCCGACTGTGCCGAGACTGATGTTCCGGCACCGGATGGTGTTTCCGGTGCAGAAGAGCGTGTGGATCCCCGGTGGGCAGGGTTGGAGAAGTTCCTGTGA